Below is a window of Gemmatimonadaceae bacterium DNA.
ATCAGTTCGACGCGAAGGCCGTTTGGGACTCGGCGCCGACCGTCCGATACGACGACATAACGCGCGTCCGATTCGACGAGCGATACACGCACGTATTTGGCCGATACGTTGGCGAACCTCCGGCGAGCTAACCGACCGGTGGCAACCCTTCGACATACTCGCTACCAGGCTGGCGTCATCCGTGACGGATGCGTCCTGTTGGTGCAGTGCTCGTTTCGGGACGGAAGCAAATGGTGGATGCTCCCGGGCGGTGGTCGCGAGGAAGACGAAGATGAGACAACGTGCGTCGCCCGCGAGGTACTCGAGGAGTGCGGCGTCGTGGTTCACGTTGATCGCTTACTCTCTGATGTTGCGGCCGATCCGCCTGATGGTACATACGTTCGGTGGCGTACCTATCGGTGCACCGTAGTCAGCGGCGAACCGAGAGCGGGCGGTGGCGAGGGACCGAACGCCGAGCTGATCGCGATACGCTGGCTGCCGTTGGACATCGCACAATGGTCGGATGACATCACGGCTGACCGATTTCTTTATCCGCAGCTGATCGCGCTGCGGGTCGCGCTCTTGCCTAACGATTAGCCGCATCCGTGCGAATCG
It encodes the following:
- a CDS encoding NUDIX hydrolase, whose amino-acid sequence is MATLRHTRYQAGVIRDGCVLLVQCSFRDGSKWWMLPGGGREEDEDETTCVAREVLEECGVVVHVDRLLSDVAADPPDGTYVRWRTYRCTVVSGEPRAGGGEGPNAELIAIRWLPLDIAQWSDDITADRFLYPQLIALRVALLPND